Part of the Brevibacillus brevis genome is shown below.
GGCGCTCTACGATGTCGTTCACAACGGCACGGTACTTCGCCGCTTCCGTCTTGAACACCAGGTCGGGCAAGTCGACGCGGGCTACCGGCTTGTTTGTCGGAATCACAACAACGTCCAGTCCGTAAATCTTTTTAAATTCTTCTTCTTCCGTTTTCGCCGTACCGGTCATCCCGGACAGCTTTTGGTACATGCGGAAGTAGTTTTGCAGCGTAATCGTCGCGAGCGTCATGCTTTCGCTCTGTACACGCAGGCCTTCCTTGGCTTCGATCGCCTGGTGCAGACCGTCGCTGTATCGGCGTCCCACCATCAGGCGTCCGGTGAATTCGTCGACGATCACCACTTCGCCTTCCTGCACCACGTAGTCTACGTCGCGCTTGAACAGGACTTGCGCCTTCAAGGCAGCCGTGATGTGGTGGTTGAGTGTGATGTGCGCGGTGTCGTACAGGTTTTCGATATTGAAAGCCTGCTCGACCTTGCTGACACCTTCGTCCGTCAGGGAGACGATCTTCAGCTTTTCGTCAATGGTGAAGTCTTTTTCCTGCTCCAATCGCTTCACGAAGTGCGAGCAGATGTAGTACAGCTCCGTCGAGCGGTTGGCCGAACCGGAAATGATCAGCGGCGTACGCGCCTCGTCGATCAGAATGCTGTCCACCTCGTCGATGATGGCGTAGAACAGCGGACGCTGAACCATCTGTTCCTTGTACAGCACCATGTTGTCGCGCAAGTAGTCAAAGCCGAATTCGTTGTTGGTACCGTACGTGATATCACACGCATAGGCAGCCCGCTTTTCTTCCGCGGACAATCCGTTCTTGTTGAGACCTACGGTGAGGCCGAGGAAATTGTAGAGCTGACCCATGATGGTCGAGTCGCGCTCCGCCAAGTATTCGTTCACGGTAACGACGTGGACGCCTTTTCCCAGCAAGGCGTTGAGGTACGTCGCCAGCGTCGCAACCAGCGTTTTCCCTTCCCCGGTCTTCATCTCGGAGATGCGGCCTTCCTGCAGGACCATACCACCGATCAGCTGAACGTCAAAGTGCCTCATGCCGAGAACCCGCTTGGAAGCTTCCCGAACGACGGCAAAGGCTTCGTTCAAAATATCGTCCAATTCTTCCCCGTTTTGCAGGCGGGCTTTAAAATCCGCTGTCTTCTCCCGCAACTGCTCATCGGAGAGTGCCGCTATACTTGGTTCCAGCGCATTGATCAATTCCACGCGCTTAAACATTTTTTTGACTTCGCGCTCATTGCTATCGCCAAATATCTTTTTAACGAGTCCTAACATGAGGACACCCCTTCCATATGCTCCCAAGGCAAGATAAGTCTTTCGTCTCAGATTGGGAGGGTTCCACATACCCCATACGGGATACAGATTCTCCGAAAATAAACTCTCTCTAAAAATCTATTCTAACAAATAAATTCGCCTATGCACAAGTAAAGGGAGTTGCAGGTAGCAACTCCCTAGTCTTATACGTGTGATAGCCTGATAAGTTTCGTTATTTTGGTTCGATCAAACCGTAGCGTCCGTCGTTGCGGCGGTAAACCACGCTCACATCGTTCGTATCGCTGTTTTGGAATACGAAAAAGCTGTGTCCCAGCATATCCATTTGCATGACCGCTTCATGCGCGTCCATCGGCTTT
Proteins encoded:
- the secA gene encoding preprotein translocase subunit SecA, which gives rise to MLGLVKKIFGDSNEREVKKMFKRVELINALEPSIAALSDEQLREKTADFKARLQNGEELDDILNEAFAVVREASKRVLGMRHFDVQLIGGMVLQEGRISEMKTGEGKTLVATLATYLNALLGKGVHVVTVNEYLAERDSTIMGQLYNFLGLTVGLNKNGLSAEEKRAAYACDITYGTNNEFGFDYLRDNMVLYKEQMVQRPLFYAIIDEVDSILIDEARTPLIISGSANRSTELYYICSHFVKRLEQEKDFTIDEKLKIVSLTDEGVSKVEQAFNIENLYDTAHITLNHHITAALKAQVLFKRDVDYVVQEGEVVIVDEFTGRLMVGRRYSDGLHQAIEAKEGLRVQSESMTLATITLQNYFRMYQKLSGMTGTAKTEEEEFKKIYGLDVVVIPTNKPVARVDLPDLVFKTEAAKYRAVVNDIVERHKKGQPILVGTISIENSERLSQMLKQKGVPHNVLNAKQHAREAEIVARAGQYGAVTIATNMAGRGTDIQLGEGVAELGGLHIIGTERHESRRIDNQLRGRAGRQGDPGSSQFFLSMQDELMRRFGADNIMNMMDRLGMEEDMPIESRLVTRAVESAQKRVEGSNFDARKGVLQYDDVMNQQRLVIYKQRRDILEKENLSEIALGMLYSVMDRNIEIHCPKEEVPEDWDLQALADAANNMFLHDETITVKMLKGKEAEEIRELLKNEIDKQYAKREEEIGEMIREFEKVVILRAVDSKWMDHIDAMDQLRQGIHLRAYGQNDPLREYQFEGYEMFQSMIAAVEEEVAMYIMKAEVSQNLERQDVIRGQGMDPDQLQTSGPSERPDKDTSGDADPKNRAQRRAEEQERRRSNKRNQ